In the genome of Monodelphis domestica isolate mMonDom1 chromosome 2, mMonDom1.pri, whole genome shotgun sequence, one region contains:
- the TOB1 gene encoding protein Tob1, which yields MQLEIQVALNFIISYLYNKLPRRRVNIFGEELERLLKKKYEGHWYPEKPYKGSGFRCIHIGDKVDPVIEQASKESGLDIDDVRGNLPQDLSVWIDPFEVSYQIGEKGPVKVLYVDDNNENGCELDKEIKNSFNPEAQVFMPISDPASSVSSSPSPPFGHSAAVSPTFMPRSTQPLTFTTATFAATKFGSTKMKNSGRSNKVARTSPTNLGLNVNDLLKQKAISSSMHSLYGLGLGGQQQPQQQQQQQQQQQQQQQQQQQPSQQQQQQQQKTSALSPNAKEFIFPNMQGQGSNNGMFPGDSPLNLSPLQYSNAFDMFAAYGGLNEKSFVDGLNFSLNNMQYSNQQFQPVMAN from the coding sequence ATGCAGCTTGAAATCCAAGTAGCACTAAATTTTATTATTTCGTATTTGTACAATAAGCTTCCCAGGCGACGAGTCAACATTTTTGGTGAAGAGCTCGAAAGacttcttaaaaagaaatatgaagggCACTGGTATCCAGAAAAGCCATACAAAGGATCAGGGTTTAGATGTATACATATAGGGGATAAAGTGGACCCAGTGATTGAACAAGCATCCAAAGAAAGTGGTTTGGACATTGATGATGTTCGTGGAAACCTGCCCCAGGATCTGAGTGTTTGGATCGACCCATTTGAGGTTTCATACCAAATTGGTGAAAAGGGACCAGTGAAGGTGCTTTATGTggatgataataatgaaaatggaTGCGAGTTGGATAAGGAGATCAAAAACAGCTTTAATCCAGAGGCCCAGGTGTTTATGCCGATAAGTGACCCAGCTTCATCAGTGTCCAGCTCTCCATCTCCTCCTTTTGGTCACTCTGCTGCTGTAAGTCCTACTTTCATGCCCCGTTCTACTCAGCCTTTAACCTTCACCACTGCCACTTTTGCTGCCACCAAGTTTGGCTCgaccaaaatgaaaaatagtggCCGCAGCAACAAGGTTGCACGCACTTCTCCCACCAACCTCGGCTTGAATGTGAATGACCTCTTGAAGCAGAAAGCCATTTCTTCCTCAATGCACTCTCTCTATGGGCTTGGCCTGGGTGGCCAGCAGCAGccacagcagcaacagcagcagcagcagcagcagcagcagcagcaacaacaacaacaacagccatcacagcagcagcagcagcaacagcagaagACTTCTGCTCTCTCTCCTAATGCAAAGGAGTTTATTTTCCCTAATATGCAGGGTCAAGGTAGTaacaatggaatgttcccaggtgACAGCCCCCTTAACCTCAGTCCTCTCCAATACAGTAATGCCTTTGATATGTTTGCGGCCTATGGAGGCCTCAACGAGAAGTCTTTTGTGGATGGCTTGAATTTTAGCTTAAATAACATGCAGTATTCTAACCAGCAATTCCAGCCAGTTATGgctaactaa